The Scleropages formosus chromosome 21, fSclFor1.1, whole genome shotgun sequence DNA segment tggtgggtctggggtttgagtcctgcttggggtgccttgcaatggactggcatcccatcctgggtgtgtcccctccccctccacccttgtgccctgtgctgctgggttaggcattggttcgctgcaaccctgccttgggacaagcggtttcagtcagtgtgtgattTCATAAACCacttttaaatggtttttttcaACATTCATTCAAATATTTGACACAAAGTAAAACTGGAATGTTCTAACTTTCCAGCTCATCTTAAAACCATTAAGGTTAAAATGCAGAGCATTAAATcaggttttggaaaaaaaacggTCCTTTCGTTATGATCACGAATGTTATTTATCTTCTGTATAGAAAAAATTTTAGCCACAGTGAGGATTTGCTCACCCATGTTGCTCTATattgaaccccagaaccatcGTCAATCGGAAAGTGTTCCTACCCGGGTCACAGACAGTGTCGGAATAATAGGCTCGAGTTGATGACGACATTTTGGTGCGACGTCACTGCAGTGTGTTCTCTGCTTGAATGTGTTGCGGGGTTTCTGTGGGAGTGTGTTTTAACTTGAATAAAGGTTATAAATAAAGGTAACAAATGGCCGAAGGAATTCAGAAGAAACTGCAGTCCGAGTTGGAAAAATATCAACAACTGCAGAAAGGTACTGAGACGGAGAATGAGCGAATTTCGCGGATAATTTACCAAATACCGTACGATACATTCTCGTACATGACAGATGTTAGTGTAGAAATATTGTGTTCAACTATTACGTCGTGTATTCACGTTGGTTTAATATATCGTGTTCTTTGTTTGATGCCAAATCCGtgatgtttattttctgttgttaTAAAGCTGTATGTTTTATCACGTGTTAAGATAGAGGTGAAATATGAGAAAACAAACTCAAGTCAAACAAACACAGCCGTGCACTCGTGACTCGTCATGCAAATTTACTATCCTGTCGACATTCACCTTGACTAATATCTATAATGTCATTGCGGTCCTGGTTGGTTTTGAGTGTCCATTTGTGACTggtgacatttttctgaaattttaattaatattatattcagttactaaaaaaaaaaaaaaaaaaattcaccagcTACTCAAAACGTAccgtttaatatttcatactgAATACATCATTGCGTTTGTAGATGGACAACAGCGACTGTGCCGATAGTGAATTTGATTTTCTTGTGTGCGTTTCTTGCAGATGTCAGTAAAAGCATGTCAGCCAGACAGAAACTGGAAGCTCAGCTGACCGAGAACAACATAGTGAAAGAGGTGGGTCTCGCAGGGCCGTTTTGACGTTCTCCCTTTCCGTGCCCTACGTGACGTGGCTTGCGTGTTTTGCAGGAGTTGGACCTGCTGGGAGCTGACAACACCATCTACAAGCTCGTGGGGCCCGTGCTTGTGAAGCAGGACCTGGATGAGGCCAAAAACACCGTTGCCAAGAGGCTGGAATACATCAATGGCGAGATGTGAGTCTGAAGGAATATGATGACATAGGAGAAGTAAACCGAGAAGTAAAGGAGTGAAGAGCAAACCACTAAGTtccaaatattttcttattcCAATGCACTGTGAATGCCTGTTTCTcaaaatgactttcagtattAAGGTGCCAAAACATTGGGTAAAATTTCTATTTAGACCCCTTCTTTACGATTATGCTGCTTTAACAAGGAAATTTTAAGtgccttgtttttttctgttctgttgcaagatatttttcttttacacttCAGCTAAAATGAACACCTATAGAACTTGCACT contains these protein-coding regions:
- the pfdn6 gene encoding prefoldin subunit 6, with the protein product MAEGIQKKLQSELEKYQQLQKDVSKSMSARQKLEAQLTENNIVKEELDLLGADNTIYKLVGPVLVKQDLDEAKNTVAKRLEYINGEIQRYENLLKELERKSDQQREVLTSLQQEYQRAQGRSFGKA